One region of Labrus mixtus chromosome 1, fLabMix1.1, whole genome shotgun sequence genomic DNA includes:
- the pigb gene encoding GPI mannosyltransferase 3, giving the protein MENIRSRLIFGNKGDDVKLRKRKSQLYSKESESALHDGGLRVRVVVFCLVFRLINCVLVQTSFVPDEYWQALEVSHRMVFDYGYQTWEWTEGIRGYSYPLLFAFIYKILHFLSYDSVFLLIWLPRIIQALLAAFADVKFFFLIRTLQSPDVANWTFFCHLCSWFSWYCCTRTLTNSLETTLTYLALCYFPLPGSKQHSSNKYLTLVALAVVCRPTALIVWFPLLMYHFCQEENKLRIITHNYIPIGVVAVVMSTLIDCIFYEKLTLVQLNFLKFNIFHGVADFYGSHPWHWYLTQGFPVVMGTHLPLFLHGCTLAFKKYKVLLAAVVWTVIVYSFLPHKEFRFIYPVLPFCMVFCGISLASLKEWRRAAAFVLLLSNLTAALYTGLVHQRGTLDVMSHIQTLCDTSSSSTPPDVLFLMPCHSTPLYSHVHCPMKMRFLECPPDLGEEAYVDEADSFYDDPLLWLRKSFPYKSSLPTHLVLFDVLETEISVFLKGNNFVRTAEIFHTHFPEGRVGGSIFIYERH; this is encoded by the exons ATGGAGAACATCCGATCACGGCTGATATTTGGGAATAAAGGCGATGACGTGAAACTGAGGAAACGTAAATCCCAGCTGTACTCAAAGGAAAGTGAATCTGCTCTTCACGACG GTGGGCTGAGAGTCAGAGTTGTTGTGTTCTGTTTGGTGTTCAGACTGATCAACTGCGTCCTGGTTCAGACCAGCTTCGTCCCTGATGAGTACTGGCAGGCTCTGGAGGTTTCCCATCGTATGGTCTTCGA TTATGGGTATCAGACCTGGGAATGGACAGAAGGAATACGAGGATATTCCTATCCACTCCTCTTTGCATTTATATACAAGATATTACACTTCTTAAGCTATGACTCAGTGTTTCTTCTG ATATGGCTGCCTCGAATCATTCAAGCACTCCTGGCTGCGTTTGCAGACGTAAAATTCTTCTTCCTGATACGAACGTTGCAGAGTCCAGATGTGGCCAACTGGACG TTCTTCTGCCATCTTTGCTCGTGGTTCTCATGGTACTGCTGCACCAGGACCCTGACCAACAGCCTGGAGACCACCCTCACCTATCTGGCTCTGTGTTACTTTCCCCTCCCTGGGTCCAAACAACACAGCAG CAACAAATATTTGACCCTGGTTGCCCTGGCGGTCGTTTGCCGACCCACAGCCCTGATAGTCTGGTTTCCTCTGCTGATGTACCATTTCTGtcaggaagaaaacaaactgaggaTCATCACTCACAACTACATTCCCATAGG AGTTGTGGCTGTTGTGATGTCAACACTGATTGACTGTATATTCTATGAAAAg ttgacCCTGGTGCAGTTGAACTTCCTGAAGTTTAATATCTTTCATGGTGTGGCAGATTTTTACGGCTCTCACCCTTGGCACTGGTACCTCACTCAGGGGTTTCCCGTCGTCATGGgtactcatcttcctctttttcttcacgGGTGCACCCTCGCCTTCAAAAAGTATAAAGTTCTCCTGGCGGCAGTCGTCTGGACCGTCATAGTGTACAG TTTTCTTCCTCACAAGGAGTTCAGATTCATATATCCGGTGCTGCCGTTCTGCATGGTCTTCTGTG GGATCTCGTTGGCTAGTCTCAAAGAGTGGAGAAgagctgctgcatttgtgttgttgctgaGTAACCTGACAGCCGCTCTGTACACCGGCCTGGTCCATCAGCGAGGAACTCTGGATGTCATGAGTCACATCCAGACGCTTTGTGACACAAGCAGCTCCTCCACCCCTCCTGACGTTCTCTTCCTCATGCCTTGCCACTCCACGCCTCTTTACAG CCATGTTCACTGCCCAATGAAGATGAGGTTTCTCGAGTGTCCTCCGGATCTCGGAGAGGAAGCTTATGTGGATGAAGCGGACAGTTTCTATGACGACCCTCTTCTCTGGCTCAGGAAATCATTTCCTTACAAATCTTCTCTGCCGACTCACCTGGTTCTGTTTGATGTCCTGGAGACG gagatctctgtgtttttgaaagGGAACAACTTTGTGAGGACAGCAGAGATATTTCACACTCATTTTCCTGAGGGAAGAGTTGGAGGAAGCATCTTTATTTATGAAAGGCACTGA
- the LOC132974763 gene encoding protein PIGBOS1 — translation MFHRRIPFTQLAFATLLGVAGGVYIYRPYFELKPSGQKNQDVPKKHNETD, via the coding sequence ATGTTTCATAGAAGAATACCCTTCACACAGCTGGCCTTCGCCACGCTGCTTGGAGTTGCTGGTGGTGTTTACATCTACAGACCTTACTTTGAGCTGAAGCCCTCAGGACAGAAGAACCAGGATGTGCCaaagaaacacaatgaaacagactga
- the rab27a gene encoding ras-related protein Rab-27A — MSDGDYDYLIKFLALGDSGVGKTSFLYQYTDSKFNSKFITTVGIDFREKRVVYKSTGSDGSSGKGQKIHMQLWDTAGQERFRSLTTAFFRDAMGFLLLFDLTNEQSFLNVRNWMSQLQVHAYCESPDVVLCGNKCDLTDQRAVTEDEARELAEKYGIPYFETSAANGQNVNQAVDVLLDLIMKRMERCVDKSWIPDGTVRVNGPTNPDLSEAPERSKCAC; from the exons ATGTCTGATGGGGACTATGATTACCTCATCAAATTCCTAGCCCTCGGTGACTCCGGAGTGGGAAAAACTAGCTTCCTCTACCAATACACAGATTCCAAGTTTAACTCAAAGTTCATCACTACAGTGGGAATAGACttcagagaaaagagagtg GTATACAAATCGACGGGTTCAGATGGATCTTCAGGTAAAGGACAGAAGATTCACATGCAGCTGTGGGACACGGCAGGACAGGAGAG GTTTCGGAGTTTGACGACTGCGTTCTTTAGAGATGCGAtgggttttcttcttctttttgaccTCACAAATGAGCAAAGTTTCCTCAACGTCAGAAACTGGATGA GCCAGTTGCAGGTTCATGCCTACTGTGAAAGCCCGGACGTCGTACTGTGTGGGAACAAATGTGACCTGACGGATCAGAGAGCAGTCACTGAAGACGAGGCCCGTGAGCTGGCAGAGAAGTACGG AATACCATACTTTGAGACGAGTGCTGCCAACGGGCAGAACGTGAACCAGGCCGTGGACGTCCTGCTGGATCTTATTATGAAGAGGATGGAACGATGTGTTGACAAGTCCTGGATCCCCGATGGGACTGTCCGAGTTAATGGACCCACCAACCCAGACCTCTCAGAGGCCCCTGAAAGGAGCAAATGTGCATGTTAG
- the vrk3 gene encoding inactive serine/threonine-protein kinase VRK3 has product MPFHFCPQCGTKLQPGFRFCPSCGEKLSSSFGEPAAVSSTPSLSLSPPKRNEAASSVVRTSPASSTSCAHTETLPCTLSTVVTTRPALQKTRNSLRLNKDVSFTFKGVPLPVVPSTKPVGEDRVEAHTVTFQHKAEVEPTLKPSSSTPTKSPRNGKSKAKKARHSFHVEPLDEGEEMTDTTGKKWKLGKLLTQNSTEIIYEVLQTVSRFNSKESSHILKLGAKDGRIFNEQNFLQRAAKPASVDKWIKLNKMDFLGIPSCVGFGLHAESYRFLIFPDMGQCLQSVMMEKGELLSEKAVLQLACRILDVLQYIHSNEYVHGDINAENIYIKPEQKSQVYLVGYCHAFRYCPGGKHVEYREASRTPHEGTTEFISLDAHKGAAPSRRSDLQSLGYCMLRWHTGTLPWMALTNPDQVATQKQRYMEDVSALLSHCLGKKRVSTAFQTFLTAVMALQYSEQPDYSVLKSTLKDALLDLGGSLEQPLSF; this is encoded by the exons ATGCCTTTTCATTTCTGCCCCCAGTGTGGGACAAAGTTGCAGCCTGGTTTTAGATTTTGTCCGTCATGTGGGGAGAAGCTTTCCTCGTCTTTTGGAGAACCTGCAGCTGTGAGCTCAACACCGTCTCTAAGTCTCTCTCCACCCAAAAggaatgaagcagcttcatcagTGGTTAGAACAAGCCCTGCTTCAAGCACCAGTTGTGCCCATACAGAAA ccCTCCCATGCACTCTATCAACTGTAGTTACGACTCGTCCTGCACTGCAAAAGACCCGCAACTCCTTACGCCTCAACAAGGACGTTTCATTCACCTTTAAAGGCGTCCCTCTGCCCGTGGTGCCCTCCACTAAACCTGTTGGAGAAGACAGGGTTGAAG CGCACACCGTCACTTTTCAACATAAGGCAGAGGTAGAGCCAACTTTGAAGCCCTCCTCCTCGACTCCCACCAAATCCCCTCGAAATG GTAAAAGTAAAGCCAAGAAGGCAAGGCATTCATTTCATGTGGAGCCACTGGATGAAGGTGAGGAGATGACAgacacaacaggaaaaaaatggaagCTGGGGAAACTGCTCACACAGAACTCCACAGAGATCATCTATGAAG ttttgcaAACAGTTTCAAGATTCAACTCCAAGGAGTCAAGTCACATCCTCAAACTG GGAGCCAAAGATGGAAGAATCTTCAATGAGCAGAACTTCCTGCAGAGAGCGGCTAAACCTGCATCTG TGGACAAATGGATCAAACTGAATAAGATGGACTTTCTGGGGATTCCTTCCTGTGTTGGTTTTGGTCTTCATGCAGAATCCTACAG atttctaATTTTCCCCGACATGGGCCAGTGTCTCCAGTCTGTCATGATGGAGAAAGGCGAGCTTCTGTCAGAGAAAGCTGTTCTTCAACTCGCCTGTAGAATA TTAGACGTGCTGCAGTACATCCATTCAAACGAGTACGTTCATGGTGATATCAATGCAGAAAATATTTACATCAAACCAGAACAGAAATCTCAG GTATACCTGGTCGGATACTGCCATGCCTTCAGGTACTGTCCAGGAGGGAAGCATGTAGAGTATCGTGAGGCCAGCAGAACACCACACGAGGGCACCACTGAGTTTATCAGCCTCGACGCACATAAGGGAGCAG CTCCGTCACGTCGCAGTGACCTGCAGTCTCTGGGTTACTGCATGCTGCGCTGGCACACGGGCACGCTGCCTTGGATGGCACTCACTAATCCAGACCAGGTCGCCACACAGAAGCAGAG GTACATGGAGGATGTTTCTGCACTGTTGAGTCACTGCctagggaaaaaaagagtttccA CGGCATTTCAAACCTTCCTGACTGCAGTGATGGCTCTGCAGTACTCTGAGCAGCCTGATTATTCAGTGCTGAAATCCACACTGAAAGACGCTTTACTGGATCTGGGCGGGTCACTGGAGCAGCCACTCAGCTTTTAG